Proteins from one Amycolatopsis benzoatilytica AK 16/65 genomic window:
- a CDS encoding nicotinate phosphoribosyltransferase: MSLGEQFDNIIVNTDNYKHCHYSLYPPGTEYISSYIESRGGEFPVTMFVGLQAFIRDYLMRPVTLEDVDEAEYLMREQGMHFNRDNWMGIINDHGGYLPVEIEAIPEGTVLPSNNVLVQLINTDPKYHWVTSFFETALLRAVWYPTTIGTLSWLCKQVIRTALERTSDNEGALRHMLHDYGARGVSSQQSAALGGMAHLVNFSQSDTTPGILAAKRWYNAVAPSNSGPNSEHAGFTAWGRDFEVDAIRNMLETYRDNGFALVLTDTYDHEHCVKKILGGELKELIQNFPGLVGARPDSGDVVQVTSDTTEWLMDAFGYEVNSKGFKILPPFIRVVQGDGVTGESLRAVLIEMERRGLAADNAVFGMGGGLLQHVNRDTNNFAQKANAVCVNGEWRDISKQPTGASFKRSKAGRLALVLEDGEYKTVPRDSVSPEQNLLKPVFRNGKLLKKWDFSELIAASEAPVPQEWYGDYLAPMVTGSAPAPDGAAVS; this comes from the coding sequence ATGTCCCTGGGCGAGCAGTTCGACAACATCATCGTCAACACCGACAACTACAAGCATTGCCACTACTCGCTGTACCCGCCGGGCACCGAGTACATCTCGTCGTACATCGAGTCCCGCGGCGGCGAGTTCCCCGTCACGATGTTCGTCGGCCTCCAAGCCTTCATCCGGGATTACCTGATGCGCCCCGTGACGCTTGAGGATGTCGATGAGGCCGAGTACCTCATGCGCGAGCAGGGGATGCACTTCAACCGCGACAACTGGATGGGCATCATCAACGACCACGGCGGCTATCTGCCCGTCGAGATCGAGGCGATCCCCGAGGGCACCGTGCTGCCCAGCAACAACGTGCTCGTGCAGCTCATCAACACTGACCCGAAGTATCACTGGGTGACCAGCTTCTTCGAGACCGCCCTGCTGAGGGCGGTGTGGTACCCGACCACGATCGGCACCCTGAGCTGGCTGTGCAAGCAGGTGATCCGCACCGCCCTGGAACGTACTTCCGACAACGAGGGAGCGCTCCGGCACATGCTTCACGACTACGGCGCACGGGGCGTCAGCTCGCAGCAGTCCGCCGCGCTGGGTGGCATGGCGCACTTGGTGAACTTCAGCCAGAGCGACACCACCCCGGGCATCCTCGCCGCCAAGCGCTGGTACAACGCCGTGGCTCCATCGAACTCCGGCCCCAACTCCGAGCACGCCGGCTTCACCGCCTGGGGGCGAGACTTCGAGGTCGACGCCATCCGGAACATGCTCGAGACCTACCGCGACAACGGCTTCGCGCTGGTCTTGACCGACACCTACGACCACGAGCACTGCGTCAAGAAGATCCTCGGCGGCGAGCTGAAGGAATTGATCCAGAACTTCCCCGGCCTGGTGGGCGCGCGCCCCGACTCCGGCGACGTCGTCCAGGTCACCTCCGACACCACCGAGTGGCTCATGGACGCCTTCGGCTACGAAGTCAACAGCAAGGGCTTCAAGATCCTCCCTCCGTTCATCCGAGTGGTGCAGGGCGACGGCGTGACCGGCGAGAGCCTCAGGGCGGTCCTCATCGAGATGGAGCGCCGCGGCCTGGCGGCAGACAACGCCGTCTTCGGCATGGGCGGCGGCCTCCTCCAGCACGTCAACCGCGACACCAACAACTTCGCGCAGAAGGCAAACGCCGTGTGCGTCAACGGTGAGTGGCGCGATATCTCCAAGCAGCCCACCGGAGCCAGCTTCAAGAGGTCCAAGGCCGGGCGGCTCGCCCTCGTTCTGGAGGACGGTGAGTACAAGACCGTGCCGCGCGACTCGGTCAGCCCTGAGCAGAACCTGCTCAAGCCCGTCTTCCGCAACGGAAAGCTGCTGAAGAAGTGGGACTTCTCTGAGCTGATCGCTGCCAGTGAGGCACCAGTGCCGCAGGAATGGTACGGCGATTACCTCGCGCCGATGGTCACCGGATCCGCACCGGCACCCGACGGCGCGGCCGTCAGCTGA
- a CDS encoding LLM class flavin-dependent oxidoreductase — protein sequence MAMKFWVTAPFFYPDTTRPWSEVLDSMLRIVDAAEEFGFEGITINENQFQNYVANPSAMMFATVVAQRTKRLRIVPGVVVLPAYNPLLVASEMSLLDHLAPGRIGIGVARGGSRFQLDRLGVKPENQRAMYEEGLEIVRRLFAEDDVSHDGQFYSFPPTTLVPKPATKPHPDIWVASQSNEGVRRVAQQGLNLITAPNYGNFEPYGDLEELIGSYNDEIEKTGNPRGEVMVLRHTWVGRTEEEALEYFDDVVNEYNYYMALVKGPGTVDTKEERLATRNVGESRDYVHRGNMTPEQHSFSRDNLLDKYADPVLTTPDRMIERFKSYEKLGVDHLACLIAVGQPTDAIVKNMKMMAEEVFPAFAD from the coding sequence ATGGCAATGAAGTTCTGGGTTACGGCGCCGTTCTTTTATCCGGACACGACCCGGCCCTGGTCCGAGGTTTTGGACAGCATGCTCAGGATCGTCGATGCCGCTGAGGAGTTCGGCTTCGAGGGGATCACGATCAACGAGAACCAGTTCCAGAACTACGTAGCCAATCCCTCGGCGATGATGTTCGCGACGGTCGTGGCTCAGCGGACCAAGCGGCTGCGGATCGTCCCGGGGGTGGTCGTCCTGCCGGCTTACAACCCGCTCCTGGTCGCTTCCGAGATGAGCCTGCTGGATCATCTCGCGCCAGGTCGGATCGGGATCGGCGTGGCACGCGGCGGGAGCAGGTTCCAACTCGATCGGCTCGGGGTGAAGCCGGAGAACCAGCGGGCAATGTACGAAGAAGGGCTGGAGATCGTCCGTCGGCTCTTCGCTGAAGACGACGTGTCCCATGACGGCCAGTTCTATTCATTCCCGCCGACGACCCTGGTCCCGAAGCCGGCGACGAAGCCGCATCCTGACATCTGGGTCGCATCGCAGAGCAACGAAGGTGTTCGCCGGGTCGCTCAGCAGGGCCTGAATCTGATCACGGCGCCGAACTACGGCAACTTCGAGCCCTACGGCGACCTTGAGGAGCTCATCGGGAGCTACAACGACGAGATCGAAAAGACCGGGAATCCTCGCGGTGAGGTCATGGTGCTCCGCCACACCTGGGTCGGTCGTACCGAGGAAGAGGCGTTGGAGTACTTCGACGACGTCGTGAACGAATACAACTACTACATGGCCCTGGTCAAGGGTCCCGGCACGGTCGACACCAAGGAAGAGCGGCTCGCCACCCGCAATGTCGGCGAGAGCCGAGACTATGTGCACCGCGGGAATATGACACCTGAGCAGCATTCCTTCTCCAGGGACAACCTGCTGGATAAGTACGCCGACCCGGTGTTGACCACGCCGGATCGCATGATCGAGCGGTTCAAGTCCTACGAGAAGCTTGGAGTGGACCACTTGGCGTGCCTCATCGCGGTCGGTCAGCCCACCGACGCGATCGTCAAGAACATGAAGATGATGGCTGAAGAGGTCTTTCCCGCGTTCGCGGACTAG